The sequence below is a genomic window from Ignavibacteriales bacterium.
TAGCTATTGATAAGCAAAATGAAAATCTCTCCTATGTCGAGAACATCAATATGATTAGCAAAAGCAACCCGAACAATGAGAATACTAATACTTCAAACTTTTGGGAGAAATACGGAAGACAGATTTTTATTGGTGTTATTATTACTGTTATTGGAGGAATAATCTTGGGTCTAATTCTTTAATTGTTAAGATGCCATATAACCTCTTTAATCCGTCAAAGCCGGACAAGTAAATAAAAAGTCCCGCCTAAGCGGGACTCTTTATTTCATAACATAAATCTATTAATTAACAACTACCTTTTATCCGGGTATGGTGGTGGTTCCGGGAGTTTGACCGGATTATTCTTCAGCTCATTCAGCACTTCTTCAATTGCTTTGTTAAGCTGCTGGTCTGTTCCTTCAAACTCCATTGCGGGATCGTTGTCAACGTAAATGTCAGGATCAACTCCATGACCTTCCATCACCCATTCATTTCCTTCAAGATCGTAGCGTGAAAATTCAGGTCTGTTTAGGAAACCGCCGTCAACTATTGGCAGTGTTCCTCTTATACCTACAACTCCGCCCCACGAACGTTTACCAATAAGTTTACCGAGTTTATAATATTTAAACCTGTAAGGGAAAATATCACCGTCACTTGCAGAGAATTCATCAAGCAATGTTACTTTCGGACCAACGTGTGTTCCGCCGGGATTAAATCCTGTCGCGGTGTTGCGGGCTATATCAATCATTGCCGGAAGTCTTCTTAATCTTTCAACGATCATTGGTGAAACGTTTCCGCCGCCGTTACCGCGTACATCAATGATGAGCGCTTGCTTGCGAAGTTGCGGATAATAATATTTTACAAATTCATTAAGTCCGCCAGGACCCATATCAGGAATGTGAATGTAACCGACTTTTCCGTCAGTAGCTTTGTTTACTTTATCAATATTATCCTGAACCCAGTTTAAGTAGTAAAGATCATGTTCATCAGACATAGGCACAACAACGGATTCGCGGCTTCCTTCTTTTTTAGCAGATGAATTAACCGTTAGTGTTACCTGTTTACCGGCAGTGTTTACAAGTTCGGAATAAATGTTCGCGATTTTGTTTGCCGGTTTTCCATTGATCTCTATTATGTAATCACCTTCGTTAACATTAACACCGATTTCAGTAAGAGGTGAACGGGTGTTGTTACTCCAGTTATTTCCTTTAAGAATTTTTTTGATTTTAAAATATCCTGATGAAGGAACTTTTTCTATTTGTGCGCCAAGTAAACCAAGCTGAATTCTTTCGGGTCTTGGATAATCACCGCCGCCGACATAAGCGTGACCGACATTTAATTCGCCTATCATCTCGCCGATAATATAAGTCAGATCAACACGGTGATTTACATATTTAACAAGCGGCTCATAATTTTTTCGTATTGCAGCCCAATCAACTCCATGCATATTTGGCGCATAGAAGAAGTCGCGCATCTGCCTCCAGCATTCGTTGAATATCTGGTTCCATTCAGCGTATCTGTCAAGATTCATCTTCATATCTGAAAGATTTAGTTTTTCTTTCATTTCTATTTTAGATGAAGGAAGATCAATTATAGCATAAGAACCCTGCTGTGATACAAGCATTTTCTTTTTATCCGCAGAAACTTCATAACCGCCGATTTCACCAAGTTCGGTTTCTTTTTGTTTGTTCATATCGAACATAAAAAGTTTTGGTCGTGAATCACTGCTTCCGTTTCTCTGGTAATAAAGTTTTTCACCAACTGATAAAAGATTAAAATAGTTTGATGCTTCAACGGGCAGTTCAAGTATTCTTGATTGAATGCCGTCTTCATCAACCTTTACTGATACTTTGCTGTCCTTATCTTTTTTATCCTTGTCTTCTTCTTTCTTTGAATCATCTTTAATTACAACTTCATCGCTCTTTGGTTCGAATGGTGATTTTGTATCCTTCGCAAGAGTGACCAAATAAATTTTTGCCATATCCTGGTAGATGTGATTCCACTCAGTCTGGCTGTACCTTGGTGAGAAACTTCTGTTAGAAACGAAGTAAAGATATTTTCCGTCAGAACTGAATGTTGAACCGTAAGTTGAATACCAGCCATCGGTGATATCGATAGTCTTTTTACTTTCAAGTGAATAGAGTTTTACTTTTGTCATCACTTCAACTTCAGGATTTGAGTAGGTTATCCACTTACTATCGGGTGACCATTCGTAAGCATTAAATTCAAACGCATCTGATTTGGCGACGAGTGTTACATCCTTTGAATCAATATCAACAAACTGAAGCCGTTGCTCTCTGTCAGCCCACAATAATTTTTTACTGTCGGGCGACCACAAAGGCTGATACTTATAATTCTTATCACCGTCAGTAAGTTTTATCGGTTCTGATTTTCCATCCTGTGCCATTATATAAATTTCGTCTTCGCCGCTTTCATCTGAAATGTATGAAATCCATTTGCCGTCAGGCGACCATTTGGAATTTCTTTCATGTATTCCCGATGTGTTGGTAAGGTTTCTTGTGTTGCCATATTTAACCGGGACAGTGAAAATTTCACCTCGCGCACCGAACAATGCCCTGTTTCCATCGGGTGAAATTT
It includes:
- a CDS encoding PDZ domain-containing protein; this translates as MNRYLSIVFFLLLSISVFAQEEARLLRFPTIHGSNIVFSYAGDLYTVSANGGTARKLTNDIGYEMFAKFSPDGRSIAFTGQYDGNTEVYTIPAEGGIPFRVTYSATLGRDDVSDRMGPNNIVMGWRDNSTVVLRSRWIEFNDFKGQLYTVNSKGGLMEQLPLPRGGFCSYSPDASKLAYNRVFREFRTWKRYRGGQADDVWIYDFKTKKIENITNNPAQDIIPMWAGTKIYFISDRDKRMNLFVYDLSTKETKKLTTFSEYDIKYPSVGDNAIVFENGGYIYKHDLTSGKTDKVQIFINEDFDSGRGGLIDVSRNVSNYEISPDGNRALFGARGEIFTVPVKYGNTRNLTNTSGIHERNSKWSPDGKWISYISDESGEDEIYIMAQDGKSEPIKLTDGDKNYKYQPLWSPDSKKLLWADREQRLQFVDIDSKDVTLVAKSDAFEFNAYEWSPDSKWITYSNPEVEVMTKVKLYSLESKKTIDITDGWYSTYGSTFSSDGKYLYFVSNRSFSPRYSQTEWNHIYQDMAKIYLVTLAKDTKSPFEPKSDEVVIKDDSKKEEDKDKKDKDSKVSVKVDEDGIQSRILELPVEASNYFNLLSVGEKLYYQRNGSSDSRPKLFMFDMNKQKETELGEIGGYEVSADKKKMLVSQQGSYAIIDLPSSKIEMKEKLNLSDMKMNLDRYAEWNQIFNECWRQMRDFFYAPNMHGVDWAAIRKNYEPLVKYVNHRVDLTYIIGEMIGELNVGHAYVGGGDYPRPERIQLGLLGAQIEKVPSSGYFKIKKILKGNNWSNNTRSPLTEIGVNVNEGDYIIEINGKPANKIANIYSELVNTAGKQVTLTVNSSAKKEGSRESVVVPMSDEHDLYYLNWVQDNIDKVNKATDGKVGYIHIPDMGPGGLNEFVKYYYPQLRKQALIIDVRGNGGGNVSPMIVERLRRLPAMIDIARNTATGFNPGGTHVGPKVTLLDEFSASDGDIFPYRFKYYKLGKLIGKRSWGGVVGIRGTLPIVDGGFLNRPEFSRYDLEGNEWVMEGHGVDPDIYVDNDPAMEFEGTDQQLNKAIEEVLNELKNNPVKLPEPPPYPDKR